One window of the Camelina sativa cultivar DH55 chromosome 1, Cs, whole genome shotgun sequence genome contains the following:
- the LOC104720693 gene encoding B3 domain-containing protein At3g06220-like — MASGDVLPRFFSVYFPRFFSVYLSHYSSDSLMIPVSYYEHLPRPLPKTAILMGTGGKIWKVAMKSRQEQVYFERGWTNFVADNDLKDGEFLSFVFDGYRRYEVSIFGHGGCKEIRAAVEVEEISDGSESENNEGSLESVILEEEEEINDADQTKSDPDYSPDSPDTTTISVESAEVFN; from the exons ATGGCTTCCGGTGATGTTCTTCCTCGTTTCTTCAGTGTCTATTTTCCTCGTTTCTTCAGTGTCTATCTTTCCCATTACAGCTCTGACTCCTTG ATGATACCAGTTTCGTACTACGAACACTTGCCGCGTCCGTTGCCCAAGACTGCCATTCTCATGGGAACTGGTGGAAAGATTTGGAAAGTAGCAATGAAGAGCAGGCAAGAGCAAGTGTATTTTGAACGAGGCTGGACCAATTTTGTGGCGGATAATGACCTCAAAGATGGTGAGTTCTTGAGTTTTGTCTTTGATGGTTACAGACGCTATGAAGTGAGTATATTCGGTCACGGAGGCTGCAAGGAGATTCGTGCAGCCGTTGAAGTGGAAGAAATCTCTGATGGGTCAGAGAGTGAGAACAATGAGGGTTCTCTTGAAAGCGTCATactagaagaggaagaagagatcaatgaTGCTGATCAGACAAAGAGTGACCCTGACTATTCTCCTGATAGTCCAGACACAACAACGATCTCTGTTGAATCTGCTGAGGTGTTCAATTAG